The sequence CTCGGGTGTAACGCTCTCGGGCACCAGCGGTGCTGCTTTCACTGTGGAAGCCAAGTCTCTGATTCCAGGTGATTTTAACGGAGATCAAATTGTCGATAGCGACGATATCGATTTACTTGCTAATCGTGTCGCTACTTCGCCGTTAGCGAATGATATGTTTGATGAATACGATCTTGAAACTGATATGACAATCACGTTCGATCATTTAGTCGCTTCCGATGCGAGTATCGTAATCCGTGATGTGTTGTCTACAGAATTTGGCGATGCAAACCTCGACGGAATGGTGGATCTCGCAGACTTTGGTCTGCTCAATGCAAACTTTGGCTCATCGGGTGGCTGGGCACAGGGTGACTTCGATGGTAACGGCACTGTCAATTTGGCGGATTTCGGCATTTTGAACACTTACTTCGGCTTTGGAGGCTCTCGAAGCACGTCCGCAATGCTCCTTAGGTTGACGATTCCTGAACCGACTTTCGCTCTGAGCGTGATAGGTTTTGCAGTCTTTGGTATTGCGCGGCGTCGCTAGCCCTTCGCAATGAAAAAAGGCGGCGGCGTCAACGATCGTGACGCCGCCGCTCTGTTCCATTCATGCGGGTCGATCAAGGCTCAAAGACGAACGTTCCGCCGGTGGCAAAGAGTTCAGCAACATCGGCGTAGCCGGGAGCACGAATTGCGTTGTACGCCTCCGCCACGCTGAGCTTCTCAACGTGCCCGTCAACGAAGAGCATGTTGAGCCCTTTCTGCGTCATTGCCTCCTCTTTCGTCGCTCCGCGGAGGTGGCGCGTGGCATCGACAGCAAACAGCGGCGGGCCGACCCAAACGCTTTCACCGAAGTTGAAGGGATGCACCCGGTCTGTCTGGTAGTTGAAGGTCGACGGAGTGTTGAGGATGTGGAACATGGAGTCGCCGATCAGCGCCCTGGACGATCCGTCACGCCCCCACGTCGCCATCTTAAAATAGTTGCCCTGGGTGTTCTGGCCGAGATAAGCCAACTGTTCTTCCCCACCGCGTGCCCAAAACTCAGCACCCGTTGGATAGTACTGCATTCCGTACCCGGTTCGGACTCGGTCGCCGAAGCCGAAGTTGGGATCGAACTGACCAGAACCCTGCCACTCCGGGCAGCCCCAAATAACGCTCTTCTCGCGGATCGTGTCGATGTCGTCAGAATCCGTGACGTCGCTTTCTGTGATGTAAGGGGCGACGAGATCGCTCCAGCGTCGCTCGCCGGGGTCATCGGGATTGGTCGGAAAATCAAGTAGCCACGGGTCCGAGTTGGACGCGTCGCTGTTCGCTTCGTGCACTGCTACAGGAAAGGCGTACCCGAACT is a genomic window of Planctomycetota bacterium containing:
- a CDS encoding type II secretion system protein; the protein is MQPSIRQRRINGLTSQRGRGRHGRPSPSSTHPAMPYTARTGRRHGFTLVELLVVIGIIALLVGILLPTLSKARQSAGAVACASSLREVGKAFVLYANEFGYAFPVAVHEANSDASNSDPWLLDFPTNPDDPGERRWSDLVAPYITESDVTDSDDIDTIREKSVIWGCPEWQGSGQFDPNFGFGDRVRTGYGMQYYPTGAEFWARGGEEQLAYLGQNTQGNYFKMATWGRDGSSRALIGDSMFHILNTPSTFNYQTDRVHPFNFGESVWVGPPLFAVDATRHLRGATKEEAMTQKGLNMLFVDGHVEKLSVAEAYNAIRAPGYADVAELFATGGTFVFEP